From Nitrospirota bacterium, a single genomic window includes:
- the kdpC gene encoding potassium-transporting ATPase subunit KdpC, translating to MMNIIRPAIVSLFVFTVITGVIYPLGVTGIAQLLFPSQANGSIIKKDGRVIGSALIGQPFDDPSYFWGRLSATAPFPYNAAASSGSNLSQSNPALLANAKGRITFLKAADPQAPASVPADLVTASGSGLDPHISPAAAVYQVQRVARLRGMDETTLRALVAANTEARLFGIMGEPVVNVLKLNLALDELGQK from the coding sequence ATGATGAATATAATACGACCTGCAATAGTTTCCCTGTTTGTCTTTACGGTAATAACAGGAGTGATATATCCCCTTGGAGTGACCGGCATTGCTCAACTGCTCTTCCCCTCCCAGGCCAACGGGAGTATTATCAAGAAGGACGGAAGGGTGATCGGATCTGCTCTTATCGGCCAGCCCTTTGACGACCCAAGCTATTTTTGGGGAAGACTCTCTGCAACCGCGCCGTTTCCCTATAATGCAGCGGCTTCTTCCGGCTCTAACCTGTCGCAGTCCAACCCGGCCCTGCTGGCTAATGCCAAAGGCCGCATAACCTTTCTGAAGGCTGCTGATCCTCAGGCCCCTGCCTCGGTTCCTGCAGACCTGGTTACTGCTTCCGGCAGCGGGCTTGATCCGCATATCAGCCCTGCGGCCGCCGTATATCAGGTGCAGAGGGTGGCAAGACTGCGGGGAATGGATGAGACCACCTTGCGGGCACTTGTTGCTGCAAATACAGAAGCTAGACTGTTCGGAATTATGGGAGAACCCGTGGTGAATGTGCTCAAACTGAATCTTGCGCTCGATGAACTCGGGCAGAAATAA
- a CDS encoding response regulator, with amino-acid sequence MAEDKGLILLIEDEPQMRRFLRITLQGYGYRLIETASGQEGLTQAATRNPDVILLDLGLPDIDGLEVTKRLREWTQIPIIVISAREQEEDKIKALDAGADDYLTKPFGAGELLARIRVALRHTATQHGEEESVFVLDNLKVDLLKRQVLLDDREIHLTPIEYRLLTTLIKHAGKVMTHSQLMKEVWGPAYVDQSHYLRIYMAQLRHKLEIDPARPRFFINEPGIGYRLKVDFDELSR; translated from the coding sequence ATGGCCGAGGATAAGGGATTAATACTTCTGATCGAGGACGAGCCTCAGATGCGCCGTTTTCTCCGGATTACGCTCCAGGGATACGGGTACCGGCTCATTGAGACAGCTTCGGGACAGGAAGGTCTGACGCAGGCAGCAACGCGTAATCCGGATGTTATATTGCTGGACCTCGGTCTGCCTGACATCGACGGGCTGGAGGTCACAAAGAGGCTTCGGGAATGGACCCAGATTCCGATCATTGTTATTTCTGCGCGGGAACAGGAAGAAGATAAGATCAAAGCTCTTGACGCGGGCGCAGACGACTATCTGACCAAGCCCTTTGGCGCAGGCGAACTTTTGGCCAGAATTCGCGTGGCACTCCGTCATACGGCGACGCAACATGGTGAAGAAGAATCAGTTTTTGTTCTCGACAACCTCAAGGTCGATCTTCTGAAGAGGCAGGTCCTGCTCGATGACAGGGAAATACATCTGACACCTATTGAGTACAGGCTCCTTACAACGCTGATAAAGCATGCCGGAAAAGTAATGACCCATAGCCAGCTCATGAAAGAGGTCTGGGGCCCTGCATATGTGGACCAGAGCCATTATCTGCGCATCTATATGGCACAGCTCCGCCATAAGCTGGAGATTGATCCTGCGCGGCCGCGGTTTTTCATCAACGAGCCGGGGATTGGTTACAGGCTAAAGGTAGATTTTGATGAACTAAGCAGATGA
- a CDS encoding sensor histidine kinase KdpD codes for MEERRPDPDLLLAKVQQEEERRREGQLKIFFGAAPGVGKTYAMLSAAQQKLAEGVDIAVGVVETHKRKETEALLAGLELIPRHPVEYRGAVLSEFDIDTALKRKPEIILMDELAHTNAPGSRHKKRWQDVYELLGAGINVYTTINVQHLESLNDVVAQITGINVHETVPDFLLDRADEIELVDLPPDDLLQRLKDGKVYVPELAAQARQNFFRKGNLLALRELALRRTAERVDEQMQSYREVKGVKEVWPAAERLLVCIGPNPRSIRLIRAAKRMAAGLRAEWLAVYVEAPHKVRPSESDLKQLAEHMQLAESLGAETVTLSGPKASDEILTYARYRNVTKIITGKPTHPRWKDKLFGSMLDELVRGSGDIEVYVISGDSGEPIKGVTAKPGRAKPKPKEWLFSLGVVGACTGLSFLMAPYFEVVDLAMVYLLGVVIVAGRTDRGPSLIAALFSVAAFDFFFIPPYYTFAVGDVRYIVTFVVMFTIAFIISRLTHRIRDQANASRQREKRTAAMYSLSRKFVHERGIEKLSAIAIKHISEVFSSRVIILVPDERGKLVIPVTGPDTFALDDKEQSVAQWTFDHRQNAGLGTDTLAGSRALYVPLVAASKTVGIIGVLPNSPQSFFDQEQIHALESFANQAAMAIERAFLSEEAQQALLRAEKETLRNTMLSSVSHDIRTPLAAITGAATTLLQQDAVLDQHNRQELTQTIAEEADHLNQIIRNVLDMTRLESRAITIKKEWQSLEEIVGVVLNRLTERLKDRHVAVALPGDLPLVPFDPLLIEQVLMNLFDNVLKYTPSGTPLEISASVGESDVTIELADRGPGLPQGGEEHIFEKFVRGSSPGGGIGLGLAICRAIVAAHGGSIWAENRIGGGAAFRFTLPLGGEQPLTEKE; via the coding sequence ATGGAAGAACGAAGACCTGATCCCGATCTCCTCCTGGCAAAGGTCCAGCAGGAAGAGGAGCGTCGGCGCGAAGGGCAGCTGAAGATATTCTTTGGCGCTGCCCCTGGTGTTGGCAAGACCTATGCCATGCTGAGTGCTGCCCAGCAGAAGCTGGCAGAGGGTGTTGACATTGCAGTTGGTGTTGTCGAGACCCATAAGCGGAAAGAGACTGAAGCACTCCTTGCAGGTCTCGAACTGATCCCCCGCCATCCTGTCGAATACCGTGGTGCAGTGTTGTCGGAATTCGACATTGATACGGCCCTGAAGCGCAAACCTGAGATAATTCTGATGGATGAGCTGGCCCATACCAACGCCCCGGGCTCACGTCACAAAAAGCGTTGGCAGGACGTATACGAACTTCTTGGCGCAGGCATCAATGTATATACCACTATTAATGTGCAACATCTCGAAAGCCTGAATGACGTCGTTGCCCAGATCACAGGTATAAACGTACACGAAACCGTTCCGGATTTTCTGCTCGACAGGGCTGATGAAATCGAGCTTGTTGATCTTCCGCCTGACGATCTGCTGCAGCGGCTGAAAGACGGCAAGGTCTATGTACCGGAGCTTGCGGCCCAGGCACGACAGAACTTTTTCAGGAAGGGCAACCTTCTTGCGTTGAGGGAACTTGCGCTTCGCCGCACTGCCGAACGTGTCGACGAGCAGATGCAGAGCTATCGGGAAGTCAAGGGCGTAAAGGAAGTCTGGCCTGCTGCGGAAAGACTGCTTGTATGCATCGGACCGAACCCCCGGTCGATCAGACTGATTCGTGCTGCAAAACGCATGGCTGCCGGCCTTCGTGCTGAATGGCTCGCTGTCTATGTAGAGGCCCCTCACAAGGTCAGGCCGTCTGAAAGCGACCTGAAACAGCTTGCAGAGCATATGCAATTGGCTGAAAGCCTCGGGGCAGAAACCGTTACGCTCTCCGGGCCTAAGGCCAGCGATGAGATCCTGACCTACGCCCGTTACCGGAATGTCACCAAGATCATCACCGGCAAACCTACGCATCCGCGCTGGAAGGACAAGCTGTTTGGGTCAATGCTCGACGAACTGGTGCGTGGCAGCGGCGATATCGAGGTTTATGTCATATCCGGCGATTCAGGTGAACCGATAAAGGGTGTCACTGCCAAACCGGGACGCGCTAAGCCCAAACCTAAGGAGTGGCTCTTCAGCCTTGGTGTTGTCGGGGCCTGCACAGGCCTGTCTTTTCTTATGGCCCCCTATTTCGAAGTCGTTGACCTTGCCATGGTCTATCTTCTTGGCGTTGTGATCGTAGCAGGGAGGACAGACCGCGGCCCGTCCCTTATTGCAGCACTTTTCAGTGTGGCTGCCTTTGACTTTTTTTTCATTCCGCCGTACTACACCTTTGCGGTGGGTGATGTCCGTTATATCGTGACCTTTGTCGTCATGTTTACGATAGCGTTTATTATAAGCCGGCTGACACACCGGATCAGGGACCAGGCAAATGCCTCCCGGCAGAGGGAAAAGAGGACAGCCGCAATGTACAGCCTCAGCCGCAAGTTCGTACATGAACGCGGCATTGAAAAGCTGAGCGCCATTGCGATCAAACATATCAGCGAGGTATTCTCGAGCCGCGTGATCATACTTGTGCCCGATGAGCGCGGAAAGCTTGTCATCCCCGTAACAGGTCCTGACACGTTTGCGCTTGATGATAAAGAACAGAGTGTGGCCCAATGGACTTTTGATCACCGTCAGAATGCAGGCCTCGGAACAGACACGCTGGCCGGCTCTCGCGCACTGTATGTGCCGCTTGTGGCCGCATCAAAAACAGTAGGGATAATAGGCGTTCTTCCCAATTCGCCACAGAGCTTCTTTGATCAGGAGCAGATTCATGCCCTGGAGAGTTTTGCAAATCAGGCAGCAATGGCTATTGAACGCGCCTTCCTCTCTGAAGAAGCGCAGCAGGCACTTCTGAGGGCAGAGAAAGAGACGCTGCGCAACACCATGCTCAGCTCGGTTTCACATGACATCAGGACGCCGCTTGCAGCGATTACGGGCGCTGCAACTACCCTGCTTCAGCAGGATGCGGTCCTGGACCAGCACAATCGGCAGGAGCTTACACAGACCATTGCTGAAGAAGCGGACCACCTGAACCAGATCATCCGCAATGTGCTGGATATGACACGCCTTGAATCCAGGGCGATAACCATAAAGAAAGAATGGCAGTCCCTGGAGGAGATTGTGGGGGTTGTGCTGAACCGGCTCACCGAAAGGCTGAAAGATCGCCATGTTGCAGTCGCGCTTCCGGGGGACCTGCCGCTGGTCCCCTTTGATCCCCTGCTGATCGAACAGGTCCTAATGAACCTGTTCGACAATGTGCTCAAATATACTCCTTCCGGGACACCGCTTGAGATTTCGGCGTCTGTCGGGGAGTCTGACGTTACAATAGAACTCGCCGACAGAGGCCCGGGGCTGCCTCAGGGAGGCGAAGAACATATCTTTGAAAAGTTCGTGCGCGGCTCGTCCCCTGGCGGCGGCATCGGGCTCGGATTGGCAATCTGTCGGGCAATTGTAGCTGCCCACGGCGGCAGTATATGGGCTGAAAATCGAATCGGTGGCGGTGCAGCGTTCAGGTTCACTCTTCCGTTGGGCGGGGAACAGCCGTTGACGGAAAAGGAATAA
- the fdhD gene encoding formate dehydrogenase accessory sulfurtransferase FdhD produces the protein MDISSRVNIVKIRDASVEEVEDFVAVEKKVRISVNGRHALSLYCSPQMIREFVVGVVFNEGLISGGWCAERISITYGEEINVDIPASGTIAEGEKITTSGCAGGISLNRALPSERISDPAVFDLQDIRGLYHEFQKRSEGYKATGGVHSAALADRQRMLFFAEDIGRHNAVDKVIGYALLEDIPFPGKIMLASGRLSSEIVLKCGRCGIRVISSRAAPTSLSVDIAESSGLTLIGFARGDRMNIYTGRQRIRL, from the coding sequence ATGGACATATCGAGCAGAGTCAACATAGTGAAGATCAGGGATGCTTCTGTAGAAGAGGTAGAGGATTTTGTTGCCGTTGAAAAAAAAGTGAGGATATCGGTAAACGGCAGACATGCTCTCAGCCTTTACTGCAGCCCGCAGATGATCAGGGAGTTTGTCGTCGGCGTAGTCTTCAATGAAGGCCTGATCTCGGGAGGATGGTGCGCAGAGAGGATATCGATCACCTACGGCGAGGAGATCAATGTAGATATACCGGCAAGCGGCACGATCGCTGAGGGTGAAAAGATTACCACATCAGGCTGCGCCGGCGGTATAAGCCTGAACAGGGCGCTCCCCTCAGAAAGGATATCAGACCCAGCGGTCTTTGATCTCCAGGATATCAGGGGACTGTACCATGAGTTTCAAAAAAGATCTGAAGGATACAAGGCAACAGGCGGAGTCCATAGTGCAGCTCTTGCCGACAGACAGCGCATGCTCTTTTTTGCTGAAGATATCGGCAGGCATAATGCCGTGGACAAGGTAATCGGGTATGCTCTTCTTGAAGATATCCCTTTCCCCGGAAAAATCATGCTTGCAAGCGGCAGACTCTCCTCGGAGATCGTTCTGAAGTGCGGACGCTGCGGAATTCGGGTTATCAGCAGCAGGGCAGCACCTACCAGCCTTTCCGTTGATATCGCTGAATCGTCCGGCCTAACCCTTATCGGGTTTGCACGCGGCGACAGAATGAATATCTACACGGGCAGGCAGAGAATAAGACTATAG
- the kdpB gene encoding potassium-transporting ATPase subunit KdpB, translating into MTTHNKKQHALFEAKIIQRALKDSLLKLNPKNQFRNPVMFVVEAGSVLTTLLFVHALFVPGPESPWFILSISLWLWATVLFANFAESVAEGRGKAQADALRGSRKDIQAKRLLKPEREASIETIPSPQLKKGDHVLAEAGDIIPGDGEVVAGVASVNESAITGESAPVIRESGGDRSAVTGGTQVLSDWLVIRITANPGETFLDRMISMVEGAKRQKTPNEIALDILLAGLTIIFLLATVTLLPFSLFSVKAAGQGSPPSITVLVSLLVCLIPTTIGGLLSAIGIAGMDRMIQANVIAMSGRAVEAAGDVDVLLLDKTGTITLGNRQATAFIPASGVDGKALADAAQLSSLADETPEGRSIVILAKEKFGFRERDITALNATLIPFSAHTRMSGVNLGDREIRKGAADAIKEYVSQQGGTFPADVKSTVDEIARKGGTPLVVAEGKKVLGTIRLNDIVKGGIKERFAELRRMGIKTIMITGDNPLTAAAIAAEAGVDDFLAQATPEAKLKLIREHQAGGRLVAMTGDGTNDAPALAQADVAVAMNTGTQAAKEAGNMVDLDSNPTKLIEVVEIGKQLLMTRGTLTTFSIANDVAKYFAILPAAFLAIYPQLGALNIMGLSTPQSAIMSAVIFNALIIIALIPLALRGVAYRPMGAGVVLRNNLLVYGLGGLVVPFVGIKLIDIILTFLHMA; encoded by the coding sequence ATGACGACCCATAATAAGAAACAGCATGCGCTTTTTGAAGCAAAGATCATACAGCGTGCGCTGAAAGATTCACTTCTAAAACTAAATCCGAAAAACCAGTTCCGAAACCCGGTCATGTTTGTGGTCGAGGCGGGAAGCGTCCTGACAACGCTTCTTTTTGTACATGCCCTCTTTGTGCCTGGGCCCGAGTCTCCGTGGTTTATCCTCTCGATCTCCCTATGGCTTTGGGCCACCGTTCTCTTTGCAAATTTTGCCGAGTCTGTAGCAGAAGGCAGGGGCAAGGCCCAGGCAGATGCGCTTAGAGGTTCGCGAAAAGATATTCAGGCGAAGAGGCTTTTAAAGCCCGAAAGGGAGGCGTCAATCGAAACTATCCCGTCTCCTCAGCTGAAAAAAGGCGACCATGTCCTTGCTGAGGCGGGAGACATCATCCCGGGTGACGGTGAGGTTGTGGCGGGTGTGGCTTCAGTAAACGAAAGCGCCATAACCGGAGAGAGCGCTCCGGTCATCAGGGAGAGTGGCGGTGACAGATCAGCTGTTACCGGCGGCACCCAGGTGCTGTCAGACTGGCTCGTGATCAGGATCACCGCAAACCCCGGAGAGACCTTCCTCGACAGGATGATCTCGATGGTCGAAGGAGCAAAGCGACAGAAGACACCGAATGAGATTGCACTTGATATACTGCTTGCCGGCCTTACCATAATTTTTTTGCTTGCAACGGTCACTCTGCTTCCCTTTTCCCTGTTCAGCGTAAAGGCTGCAGGCCAGGGAAGTCCGCCATCGATTACCGTGCTTGTATCGCTGCTCGTCTGTCTTATCCCGACAACCATCGGCGGGCTTCTCTCTGCCATCGGCATTGCAGGTATGGACAGGATGATCCAGGCCAATGTCATTGCCATGTCAGGCCGTGCAGTTGAAGCGGCAGGTGATGTGGACGTGCTCCTCCTTGACAAGACCGGTACTATCACGTTAGGCAACAGGCAGGCAACAGCATTTATCCCTGCATCGGGGGTTGACGGCAAGGCATTAGCAGATGCCGCCCAGTTATCATCGTTAGCAGATGAAACTCCTGAGGGCCGGAGCATTGTCATACTGGCAAAGGAAAAGTTCGGTTTCCGAGAACGTGACATTACTGCCCTCAACGCAACGCTTATCCCTTTTTCAGCGCATACCAGAATGAGCGGTGTAAATCTCGGAGACAGGGAGATTCGGAAGGGTGCAGCAGATGCGATAAAGGAATATGTCAGCCAGCAGGGAGGAACCTTTCCCGCTGACGTCAAGTCAACGGTCGATGAAATAGCCCGCAAGGGCGGCACTCCTCTGGTGGTTGCTGAAGGCAAAAAAGTACTCGGCACTATCCGGCTCAATGACATTGTCAAGGGCGGTATTAAGGAGCGCTTTGCAGAGCTGCGGCGCATGGGTATCAAGACGATCATGATCACGGGTGACAATCCGCTTACCGCTGCTGCCATTGCAGCCGAGGCAGGGGTGGATGACTTTCTGGCACAGGCGACACCAGAGGCCAAACTGAAGCTCATCCGTGAACACCAGGCAGGAGGCAGGCTTGTGGCCATGACCGGTGACGGCACCAATGATGCTCCGGCGCTTGCCCAGGCTGATGTGGCTGTTGCCATGAATACCGGAACCCAGGCAGCAAAAGAGGCGGGCAATATGGTTGATCTGGACTCCAACCCCACAAAACTGATCGAGGTTGTCGAGATCGGCAAGCAGTTGTTGATGACGCGCGGCACGCTCACAACCTTCAGTATTGCCAATGATGTTGCGAAATATTTTGCGATCCTGCCAGCGGCGTTTCTTGCCATATATCCGCAGTTAGGAGCGCTCAACATCATGGGACTTTCGACGCCGCAGAGCGCAATCATGTCTGCAGTCATTTTCAACGCCTTGATCATTATTGCGCTGATCCCGCTGGCTTTGCGCGGTGTTGCCTATCGACCCATGGGGGCCGGTGTAGTGCTGCGCAACAACCTTCTTGTTTATGGCCTTGGAGGTCTGGTCGTCCCGTTTGTCGGTATCAAACTGATTGATATAATCCTCACCTTTTTACATATGGCGTAA
- a CDS encoding universal stress protein, whose product MYTNILAAVNEHLNSEVAARYALHLAKACNAKFYICFVAEKCMSQHNCRSAEDAVKRLFNEAMELNVQAESIAEMGDPVADIRKIVQHENISIVFAATRREDIKRRFYSGTVARSLSLKLPCSVALVRVVHSGRVHPSKILVPLKAKIDHVSERASFVTQMAQAFSSKVIVFHAPKPLTKFFHGEIHLTPLQWEERTSHDIAQFIKYLKRHNIGHEGKLRPGQTARNITIEAFAKRHDLIIMGASERSLFTSLLRGNPVEEVLRETPCDLIILKPRHED is encoded by the coding sequence ATGTATACGAATATCCTTGCTGCAGTCAATGAACATCTGAACTCCGAAGTTGCTGCGCGCTATGCCCTGCATCTGGCGAAGGCCTGCAACGCAAAGTTTTATATCTGTTTTGTTGCTGAAAAATGCATGTCGCAGCATAACTGCCGCTCAGCCGAGGATGCGGTAAAACGTCTCTTCAATGAGGCCATGGAACTGAATGTCCAGGCAGAGAGCATCGCAGAAATGGGCGACCCTGTTGCAGATATCAGGAAGATCGTTCAGCATGAGAATATCAGCATCGTTTTTGCAGCAACGCGGCGGGAAGACATCAAAAGAAGGTTTTATTCAGGAACCGTTGCGCGAAGCCTTTCCCTGAAACTTCCCTGCTCGGTAGCACTGGTTCGGGTTGTCCATTCGGGCAGGGTGCATCCCAGCAAAATCCTGGTGCCGCTCAAAGCCAAGATTGATCACGTATCTGAGCGCGCCTCTTTTGTCACACAGATGGCTCAGGCATTCAGCTCAAAGGTCATTGTCTTCCATGCGCCAAAGCCCCTGACAAAGTTCTTCCATGGTGAAATACATCTCACGCCTTTGCAATGGGAAGAGCGCACATCACATGACATTGCTCAGTTCATCAAATATCTGAAGCGGCATAATATCGGCCATGAGGGAAAGCTTCGGCCGGGACAGACTGCCCGGAATATTACGATAGAGGCGTTCGCAAAAAGACATGATCTGATAATCATGGGCGCAAGCGAGCGGAGTCTGTTTACTTCCCTGCTCAGGGGCAATCCTGTTGAAGAAGTGCTCAGAGAAACCCCCTGCGACCTGATCATCCTGAAACCACGGCATGAAGATTAA
- a CDS encoding cation-transporting P-type ATPase — protein sequence MKINSLSREDALRQLVSSEAGLSEAEAAKRLAESGFNEIREVHKSHLALRFFGQFTHFLAILLWVGAGLGFLSDYLHPGEGMAMLGFAIVGVIVINAIFTFIQEYRAEKALEALKKLLPFQVRIMREGKEKQVHSREVVPGDIAFFSEGDRIPADARLIESSMLKVNNAALTGESEASLRDHKPFEGELLDSPNIVFAGTTVTSGSGKGLVFATGMSTEFGRIAHLTSAVESGLSPLQKEIIKVTRFIAVMATVMGGTLFLMGHLMGRSFWENFIFTIGLIVANVPEGLLPTVTLALVMGSRRLAKKNALIKNLTSVETLGSVTVICTDKTGTLTQNRMTAAKIWTDNRVIEAKNHRPKTTDVLLQAAFLCNNARYADNAYKGDPTETALLRLARESIGDVDAERIAEIPFDSDRKRMTTLNRIKDKEYVYTKGAMESMLPLCNSFLLNGAKQKMDEPFRTQAMEAYHQLMDSGLRVLAFAYKEGTGQMAEGKGSVPQPPVPNPQSLESDLIFLGLIGLEDPPRPEVPDALKKCHGAGIRVIMITGDGSRTAVAIAREIGLVTGEPVVVEGAEFVTINDNELREKLSAKEIIFARMTPKHKMRVVSILKEQGERVAVTGDGVNDAPALKKADIGIAMGISGTDVAKEAADLILLDDNFATIVSAVEEGRTVFENIRKFITYIFAHGTPEAVPYILFALFKIPLPLTVMQILAIDLGTETIPALALGIEPPESNVMKNPPRPQGESLIDLNVLLRGYVFLGLISSIGVLFVYFMVLLQGGWHWGMALPIDSMLTRQASTATFLGIVIMQIGTVFACRTQSESVFKRGIFSNRMILWGIAAEILLSAFIIYHPWGNRIFATAPLGADIWLILIPFMLLVFFADEARKAVTRHSHLLSSSKSTFSL from the coding sequence ATGAAGATTAACAGCCTTTCCCGGGAGGATGCCCTCAGGCAGCTTGTCAGTTCTGAAGCAGGTCTGTCAGAGGCTGAGGCAGCAAAGCGCCTCGCTGAAAGTGGCTTCAATGAGATCAGGGAGGTGCATAAAAGCCATCTCGCCCTGCGCTTTTTCGGCCAGTTCACGCATTTTCTTGCAATCCTGCTATGGGTCGGTGCCGGCCTGGGGTTCCTTTCCGACTATCTCCATCCGGGTGAGGGCATGGCTATGCTCGGTTTTGCTATTGTCGGTGTTATCGTTATCAATGCCATCTTTACCTTCATCCAGGAATATCGCGCAGAAAAAGCCCTCGAGGCGCTAAAGAAACTTCTTCCTTTCCAGGTAAGGATCATGCGGGAAGGAAAGGAAAAACAGGTCCATTCCAGGGAGGTCGTGCCGGGCGACATTGCCTTTTTTTCCGAAGGAGACAGAATACCGGCTGATGCACGGCTGATCGAAAGCTCCATGCTCAAAGTGAATAACGCCGCCTTAACGGGCGAGTCAGAGGCGAGCCTCAGAGACCATAAGCCTTTTGAGGGAGAACTGCTGGATAGTCCCAATATTGTCTTTGCCGGGACTACCGTAACAAGTGGCTCAGGCAAGGGACTGGTATTTGCAACCGGCATGAGCACAGAGTTCGGAAGAATTGCCCATCTCACCAGCGCCGTCGAATCTGGCCTCAGCCCGCTTCAGAAAGAGATCATCAAGGTCACCCGCTTCATCGCAGTCATGGCAACGGTAATGGGAGGCACACTTTTTCTGATGGGTCATTTGATGGGACGGTCTTTCTGGGAAAACTTTATTTTTACCATAGGACTAATTGTTGCTAACGTGCCTGAGGGGTTGCTTCCAACAGTTACACTTGCCCTGGTCATGGGAAGCAGGCGGTTGGCAAAAAAAAATGCCTTGATAAAAAACCTGACTTCTGTAGAAACCCTCGGATCAGTTACGGTCATCTGCACGGACAAGACCGGAACGCTGACCCAGAACAGGATGACTGCAGCAAAGATATGGACAGATAACAGGGTCATTGAGGCAAAAAACCATAGGCCAAAGACTACAGACGTTCTGCTACAGGCAGCGTTCCTCTGTAATAATGCCCGTTATGCGGACAATGCGTATAAGGGCGATCCTACAGAAACCGCTCTCCTGAGGCTTGCACGAGAGAGCATCGGCGATGTTGACGCAGAACGCATCGCGGAGATACCGTTTGACTCTGACCGCAAGAGGATGACCACACTGAACAGGATCAAAGACAAAGAATACGTGTACACAAAAGGCGCCATGGAAAGCATGCTTCCTTTATGCAACAGCTTCCTGCTCAATGGCGCGAAGCAGAAGATGGACGAGCCGTTTCGCACGCAGGCAATGGAGGCATACCATCAACTCATGGACAGCGGCCTGCGCGTTCTTGCGTTTGCGTATAAGGAGGGCACAGGGCAAATGGCTGAAGGTAAGGGGTCTGTTCCCCAACCCCCAGTCCCTAACCCTCAGTCTCTTGAATCTGATCTCATCTTCCTCGGTCTTATCGGGCTTGAGGACCCGCCGCGTCCCGAAGTGCCTGACGCTTTGAAAAAATGTCATGGTGCAGGGATCAGGGTGATCATGATCACCGGCGATGGCAGCAGAACTGCTGTCGCAATAGCACGGGAAATCGGTCTGGTAACAGGAGAGCCGGTCGTAGTAGAAGGGGCTGAGTTTGTCACGATCAATGACAATGAGCTGCGGGAAAAGCTCTCGGCAAAGGAGATCATCTTTGCGCGTATGACGCCCAAGCACAAGATGCGGGTTGTCTCGATCCTGAAAGAGCAGGGAGAGCGGGTTGCTGTAACCGGCGATGGCGTCAATGATGCGCCGGCGCTCAAGAAGGCTGATATCGGCATCGCTATGGGTATCTCAGGAACAGATGTTGCGAAAGAAGCTGCTGACCTGATACTCCTGGATGACAATTTTGCAACCATTGTTTCTGCCGTCGAGGAAGGAAGGACCGTCTTTGAAAATATCAGAAAATTCATTACCTACATTTTTGCACACGGCACGCCTGAGGCTGTTCCGTATATTCTTTTCGCGCTTTTTAAAATTCCCCTTCCGCTCACCGTTATGCAGATTCTTGCAATTGATCTTGGCACTGAAACAATTCCGGCACTGGCACTTGGCATTGAGCCCCCGGAGTCAAATGTCATGAAAAATCCGCCGAGGCCTCAGGGGGAAAGCCTTATCGATCTGAATGTCCTCTTAAGGGGATACGTATTCCTCGGGCTGATCAGTTCAATCGGCGTACTCTTTGTATATTTTATGGTTCTTCTGCAGGGCGGCTGGCACTGGGGGATGGCACTGCCTATAGACAGCATGTTGACCCGGCAGGCATCTACAGCCACCTTTTTAGGGATTGTGATTATGCAGATAGGCACCGTCTTTGCGTGCAGAACGCAGAGTGAATCCGTATTCAAAAGGGGTATCTTCAGCAACAGAATGATCCTCTGGGGCATTGCAGCAGAGATACTTCTCAGCGCCTTCATCATCTATCATCCCTGGGGCAACAGAATATTTGCCACTGCCCCGCTTGGAGCAGACATATGGCTCATCCTGATACCGTTCATGCTTCTGGTCTTTTTTGCAGACGAGGCAAGGAAAGCAGTCACGCGGCACAGTCATCTGCTTAGTTCATCAAAATCTACCTTTAGCCTGTAA